Proteins encoded together in one Methanobrevibacter sp. window:
- a CDS encoding 30S ribosomal protein S14: MPRKYGKAAKKCSRCGDHSAMISRYGLNLCRQCFREIAPKIGFKKYN, translated from the coding sequence TTGCCAAGAAAATACGGAAAAGCTGCAAAAAAATGTAGTCGTTGCGGAGACCATTCTGCTATGATTAGTAGATATGGATTAAACTTATGCAGACAATGTTTTAGGGAAATTGCCCCTAAAATTGGATTTAAAAAATATAATTAG
- a CDS encoding 30S ribosomal protein S8: protein MSLMDPLADALTNIRNNELQVNDSCVISPASKLIGQVLSTMQKENYIGNFEYIDDNRAGKFTVELIGNINKCGVIKPRHAVKKDEFEKFEKRYLPAKNFGILIVTTPEGIMTHYEAKERGIGGRLLAYMY, encoded by the coding sequence ATGAGTCTTATGGATCCTCTTGCTGATGCTTTAACTAATATCAGAAATAACGAATTACAAGTAAATGACTCTTGTGTTATTTCTCCTGCTTCCAAATTAATTGGGCAAGTTTTAAGCACTATGCAAAAAGAGAATTATATTGGTAATTTTGAATATATTGATGACAACAGAGCAGGTAAATTCACTGTTGAGTTAATAGGTAATATTAACAAATGTGGTGTAATCAAACCTCGTCATGCTGTTAAGAAAGATGAATTTGAGAAATTTGAAAAAAGATATTTGCCAGCAAAAAACTTTGGTATTTTAATTGTCACAACTCCTGAAGGAATTATGACTCACTATGAGGCTAAGGAAAGAGGAATTGGCGGACGTTTGTTGGCTTACATGTATTAG
- a CDS encoding 50S ribosomal protein L6, with amino-acid sequence MVVAAAIREEIEIPEGVEVIIENNEVSVKGPNGEDSRKFTYPNVSIKEENDVVVLETAFPKKKDKAMIGTTRAHINNMITGVTDGFEYHMKIVYAHFPMNVKVQKDTVLIDNFLGERHPRTAKIVGSAQVAVKGDEVTITGINKEHVGQTMANLEQATKIKGRDPRVFQDGIYLTSKE; translated from the coding sequence ATGGTAGTAGCTGCAGCTATAAGGGAAGAAATCGAAATCCCTGAAGGCGTTGAAGTTATAATTGAAAATAATGAGGTTTCTGTAAAAGGACCTAATGGAGAAGACTCCAGAAAATTTACTTATCCTAATGTAAGTATTAAAGAAGAAAATGATGTAGTTGTTTTAGAAACTGCATTTCCTAAAAAGAAAGATAAAGCAATGATTGGAACAACCAGAGCACACATTAACAATATGATTACCGGTGTAACCGATGGTTTTGAATATCATATGAAAATTGTATACGCTCACTTTCCAATGAATGTGAAAGTTCAAAAAGATACTGTTTTAATCGACAACTTCCTCGGGGAAAGACACCCAAGAACTGCTAAAATAGTAGGTTCTGCTCAAGTGGCAGTAAAAGGTGATGAGGTAACAATTACAGGTATCAATAAGGAACATGTTGGTCAGACTATGGCTAACTTAGAACAAGCGACTAAAATTAAAGGAAGAGATCCTAGAGTATTCCAAGACGGAATATATTTAACTAGCAAGGAATAA
- a CDS encoding 50S ribosomal protein L32e: protein MANKRFKRQEYARYKKLGIKWRRPRGKTSKMRRYEAGKPDMPAIGYRTPRAIRDLHPSGYNDVLVHNLKELEDLDPATDAARISASIGKRKKALMLEKASELGIKVLNK from the coding sequence ATGGCTAACAAAAGATTTAAAAGACAAGAATATGCTCGTTATAAAAAACTAGGAATCAAATGGAGACGCCCTAGAGGTAAAACCAGTAAAATGAGAAGATATGAAGCAGGAAAACCTGACATGCCAGCTATTGGTTACAGAACCCCTAGAGCTATAAGGGACTTACACCCTTCAGGGTACAACGATGTTCTTGTTCATAATTTAAAAGAATTAGAAGACTTAGACCCAGCAACTGATGCTGCAAGAATAAGCGCTTCTATCGGTAAAAGGAAAAAAGCTTTGATGTTAGAAAAAGCATCAGAACTCGGAATTAAGGTTTTAAACAAATAA
- a CDS encoding 50S ribosomal protein L19e, whose translation MNLTTQKRLAASILKVGLNRVWIDPERLEEVSMAITREGVKQLINDGAIKAKPKKGNSSYRSKKIKEQKAKGKRKGRGSIKGAKKARTPKKKAWMTTIRALRKDLKEMREEEVIDATTYRKLYKMAKGGAFRSKSYMRNYARDHDLIKGDD comes from the coding sequence ATGAATCTTACAACTCAAAAAAGATTGGCTGCTAGTATACTCAAAGTAGGGCTTAATCGTGTATGGATTGATCCTGAAAGGTTAGAAGAAGTATCCATGGCGATTACTAGAGAAGGAGTAAAGCAGTTAATAAATGATGGAGCTATTAAAGCAAAACCTAAAAAAGGTAATAGTAGCTACAGATCTAAAAAAATTAAAGAACAAAAAGCAAAAGGTAAAAGAAAAGGTAGAGGTAGTATTAAAGGGGCTAAAAAAGCACGTACACCTAAGAAAAAAGCATGGATGACTACTATCAGAGCTTTAAGAAAAGATCTTAAAGAAATGCGTGAAGAAGAAGTAATTGATGCAACTACCTATCGTAAATTATATAAAATGGCTAAGGGTGGCGCATTTAGAAGTAAATCTTACATGAGAAACTACGCCCGTGACCATGATTTGATTAAAGGAGATGACTAA
- a CDS encoding 50S ribosomal protein L18, which translates to MAQGTNYKVAFRRRREGKTDYAARLKLVDYEKSRLVVRVSNAHATVQVIDYAPEGDITLASAVSKQLAGFGYKGHTNNISAFYLTGYLCAKRALANGVENAILDIGLKSPIKGSKVFAALKGAVDAGLDVPHGDFIFPEDERIRGEHVANYAESLDAEEVAAKFSKYLERGLNPADLPENFDETIKNIDEAEV; encoded by the coding sequence ATGGCACAAGGAACTAACTATAAAGTTGCTTTCAGAAGAAGAAGAGAAGGAAAAACTGATTATGCAGCTAGATTAAAATTAGTTGATTATGAAAAATCTCGTTTAGTTGTTAGAGTTTCTAACGCTCATGCAACTGTTCAAGTAATTGATTATGCTCCAGAAGGAGACATCACTCTTGCTTCTGCAGTTAGTAAACAATTAGCTGGATTTGGATACAAAGGACACACTAACAACATCTCTGCATTTTATTTAACCGGATACCTTTGCGCTAAAAGAGCTTTAGCTAATGGTGTTGAAAATGCAATATTAGATATTGGTTTAAAATCTCCTATCAAAGGGTCTAAAGTATTTGCAGCTCTTAAAGGTGCTGTTGATGCGGGTTTAGATGTTCCTCACGGTGATTTCATTTTCCCTGAAGATGAACGTATCAGAGGAGAACATGTTGCAAATTATGCTGAATCCTTAGATGCTGAAGAAGTTGCAGCAAAATTCTCAAAGTATTTGGAAAGAGGTCTCAATCCAGCAGATTTACCTGAAAACTTTGATGAAACTATTAAAAATATTGATGAGGCAGAGGTATAA
- the rpsE gene encoding 30S ribosomal protein S5 codes for MSFNIDEWEPKTKMGRLVKDGTITDIDEIFEKGLPIMELEIVDALIPDLEEEVMDVNLVQRMHKSGRKVNFRVIVAVGNKDGYVGLGQGKAKEVGPAIRKAVDNAKYNLIKVRRGCGDWGCVCGREHTVPFKVTGKTSSVSVTLMPAPAGVGLVVGDVGKTILKLAGIHDVWSQTFGQTQTTVNFANAVFDALKELSNVKASKEDLKKMGVNY; via the coding sequence ATGAGTTTTAATATTGATGAATGGGAACCTAAAACTAAAATGGGTAGATTAGTTAAAGATGGAACCATTACTGATATCGATGAAATCTTTGAAAAAGGTCTTCCAATTATGGAATTAGAAATAGTTGATGCCTTAATTCCAGATTTAGAAGAAGAAGTAATGGATGTTAACTTAGTTCAAAGGATGCACAAATCTGGTAGAAAAGTTAATTTCAGAGTAATTGTTGCTGTAGGTAACAAAGATGGATATGTAGGATTAGGCCAAGGTAAAGCTAAAGAAGTTGGTCCAGCTATTAGAAAAGCTGTTGATAATGCTAAATACAACCTTATTAAAGTAAGAAGAGGTTGTGGAGATTGGGGTTGTGTTTGTGGAAGAGAACATACAGTACCTTTCAAAGTAACCGGTAAAACCAGTAGTGTAAGCGTTACATTAATGCCAGCTCCTGCAGGTGTTGGATTAGTAGTTGGAGATGTTGGTAAAACAATCTTAAAACTTGCTGGTATTCACGATGTATGGTCCCAAACTTTCGGACAAACTCAAACCACTGTTAACTTTGCAAATGCAGTTTTTGATGCTTTAAAAGAATTAAGTAATGTTAAAGCTAGTAAAGAAGACCTCAAAAAAATGGGAGTTAACTACTAA
- a CDS encoding 50S ribosomal protein L30: MFLVIRVRGTTGVIKNIADTLDMLRLNRISHAVLVEENPSYEGMLQKAKDYITWGEIDAETLAAIIAKRGRLPGNVKVTDEYVAENSDYSNIQELAEALIKSDVKLADVGIKPVFRLHPPRKGYEDIRLSVKEGGSLGYRGEEIKDLAKRML; the protein is encoded by the coding sequence ATGTTTTTAGTTATTAGAGTTAGAGGAACTACTGGTGTCATTAAAAATATCGCTGACACTTTAGACATGTTAAGACTTAACAGAATCAGCCATGCAGTTTTAGTTGAAGAAAATCCTAGTTATGAAGGCATGCTTCAAAAAGCTAAGGATTACATCACTTGGGGAGAAATTGATGCTGAAACTTTAGCAGCTATTATTGCTAAAAGAGGTAGACTTCCAGGTAATGTTAAAGTTACTGATGAATACGTTGCTGAAAATTCAGATTACAGTAACATTCAAGAGTTAGCTGAAGCTTTAATTAAATCTGATGTTAAATTGGCAGATGTAGGTATTAAACCTGTATTCCGTTTACACCCTCCAAGAAAAGGATATGAAGACATCCGTTTATCTGTAAAAGAAGGTGGATCTTTAGGTTACAGGGGAGAAGAAATTAAAGATCTTGCAAAAAGAATGCTTTAA
- a CDS encoding uL15m family ribosomal protein: MIRTKRKINKQRGSRSNGGGCTKKRRGAGNKGGKGKAGMGKQHWTWTVIHDPDHFGKHGFKRPQKMIKKVNSVNLIYLEEQAENLIASGKASKDGDAIVIDVTELGYDKVLAKGNITKTFKISAPQFSAGAIEKIEELGGEAIEL, encoded by the coding sequence ATGATTAGAACAAAACGTAAAATTAACAAACAAAGAGGTTCTAGATCCAACGGAGGTGGCTGTACTAAAAAACGTAGAGGTGCAGGTAACAAAGGTGGTAAAGGAAAAGCAGGTATGGGCAAACAACACTGGACCTGGACTGTAATCCACGACCCTGACCACTTTGGTAAACATGGTTTCAAAAGACCTCAAAAAATGATTAAAAAAGTCAATTCAGTTAATTTAATTTACTTAGAAGAACAAGCTGAAAATTTGATTGCAAGTGGAAAAGCATCTAAAGATGGAGATGCAATCGTTATTGATGTAACCGAATTAGGTTACGATAAAGTTTTAGCTAAAGGTAATATTACTAAAACTTTCAAAATATCCGCACCTCAATTTTCCGCTGGTGCAATTGAAAAAATTGAAGAATTAGGAGGGGAAGCTATAGAATTATAG
- the secY gene encoding preprotein translocase subunit SecY → MSSLEVLEPIFRIIPEVKSPVHREDFNEKLKWTAVVLVLYYILTQIPLYGLAPGAIDQFAQLRAVMAGSFGSILTLGIGPIVTASIVLQLLVGSNLLDLDLSSHKDKSHFQATQKVLSIVFTLFEASVLVLTGNLVPIDGSYTGILILQLVIGALVIIYLDEVVSKWGFGSGIGLFIAAGVCQAIVVGSFSILGGTDGLFAGIIPKFIQQATQGVYDFSILIPLIATIIVFLVVLYGESMRVEIPISHGSVRGHGRIRGSVGKYPLKFVYSSNMPVILTSALLVNVTLFANIFQKIGIPILGTIKDGKAVDGIAWLLSTPSLNMFITEPIHVLVYAVFFIVCCMLFSYLWVEISGLNAKKISEQLYNSGIQIPGFRSSKRQLYKILKKYIPALTIISGIYVGLIAFLADLTGALGGGTGVLLTVGIIHKLYEEMAEEQLMSSNPLLRKFLGD, encoded by the coding sequence ATGTCATCACTAGAAGTATTAGAGCCAATATTTAGAATTATTCCTGAAGTTAAATCTCCAGTTCATAGGGAAGATTTCAATGAAAAACTTAAATGGACTGCTGTGGTTTTAGTATTATATTACATCTTAACTCAAATTCCATTATATGGTTTAGCTCCAGGAGCTATAGATCAATTCGCTCAATTAAGAGCTGTTATGGCGGGGAGTTTTGGTTCAATTCTTACTTTAGGAATTGGTCCTATTGTTACTGCTTCAATTGTATTGCAATTGTTAGTAGGTTCTAATCTTTTGGATTTAGATTTGTCATCTCATAAGGATAAATCTCATTTTCAAGCTACTCAAAAAGTATTATCTATTGTTTTTACTTTATTTGAAGCTTCAGTTTTAGTATTAACCGGTAATTTAGTGCCTATTGATGGTTCTTACACAGGAATATTAATTTTACAACTTGTTATTGGTGCATTAGTTATCATTTACCTTGATGAAGTTGTATCCAAATGGGGATTCGGTAGTGGAATCGGTTTATTCATTGCTGCTGGTGTATGTCAAGCTATTGTAGTTGGTTCATTTAGTATATTGGGCGGAACTGATGGTTTATTTGCTGGAATTATTCCAAAATTCATTCAACAAGCAACACAGGGAGTATATGATTTCTCAATTTTAATTCCATTAATAGCAACTATTATTGTATTTTTAGTTGTTCTTTATGGTGAATCCATGCGGGTTGAAATTCCTATTTCCCACGGTAGTGTAAGAGGTCACGGAAGAATCAGAGGTTCTGTTGGTAAATATCCGTTAAAATTTGTATACTCAAGTAACATGCCAGTTATTTTAACAAGTGCATTGCTTGTAAACGTAACACTTTTTGCTAATATTTTCCAAAAGATAGGCATTCCAATCTTAGGTACAATCAAAGATGGTAAGGCTGTTGATGGAATCGCATGGCTATTGTCAACTCCTAGCTTAAACATGTTTATTACCGAGCCGATACATGTTCTTGTATATGCAGTATTCTTTATTGTATGTTGTATGTTATTCTCATATTTATGGGTAGAAATCAGCGGATTAAATGCTAAAAAGATTTCTGAACAACTTTACAACTCAGGTATTCAAATACCAGGGTTTAGAAGTAGTAAACGACAGTTATATAAAATTTTGAAAAAATATATTCCTGCACTTACCATTATAAGTGGTATATATGTAGGTCTTATTGCTTTCCTTGCAGATTTAACCGGTGCTTTAGGTGGAGGTACTGGTGTATTGCTTACTGTAGGTATTATTCATAAACTTTATGAAGAAATGGCAGAGGAACAACTTATGTCCTCAAATCCACTTCTTAGAAAATTCTTAGGAGATTAA
- a CDS encoding adenylate kinase has translation MKLVVLTGIPGSGSTTVLNKALDEVDYVHLNYGDIMTEIAIKEDIVQDRDELRKLPPETQKEIQAKAAKEIKQRSEKDNVIVDTHCTINTPSGFLPGLPIWVLEQLQPDLFILVEANPDEIIYRRLNDESRSRDVQKAKDIQLHQEMNRATSMAYATLTGATVKIIGNHDNHLNSTIAKLVNVLNL, from the coding sequence ATGAAATTAGTAGTATTAACTGGTATTCCAGGTTCTGGAAGTACAACTGTGCTCAACAAAGCTCTTGATGAAGTTGATTATGTGCATTTAAACTATGGTGACATAATGACTGAAATTGCTATTAAGGAAGATATTGTTCAGGATAGAGATGAATTAAGGAAATTACCACCTGAAACACAAAAAGAAATTCAAGCAAAGGCAGCTAAAGAGATTAAACAAAGATCTGAAAAGGACAATGTTATCGTAGATACTCATTGTACTATCAATACTCCATCTGGTTTTTTACCGGGTCTCCCAATATGGGTTTTAGAACAATTGCAACCGGATCTTTTCATTTTAGTCGAAGCTAATCCTGATGAAATTATTTACAGAAGATTAAATGATGAATCACGTTCTCGTGATGTACAGAAAGCAAAGGATATTCAATTACATCAAGAAATGAACAGAGCTACCTCCATGGCTTATGCTACATTAACTGGAGCTACTGTTAAAATTATAGGAAACCATGATAATCATTTAAATTCTACAATTGCAAAATTGGTAAACGTATTAAATTTATAG
- a CDS encoding DUF106 domain-containing protein, which translates to MPFDIMGMVYNALNTVFNPILSMDPNPSNPALTVLIIAFIVSLITTIANKYLVDQDALNEQQAKMKEFNKKLREAQKKGDGKEVARLQAEQTELMGDQTAMMTNQFKPMIVTFVPIILIFFWMRASAIHDLVIILPKTVYWVTLTPLWHAIGSVVYGGKATIPYGIGWLLWYMICTFGMSQILRKFLGFKQGF; encoded by the coding sequence ATGCCTTTTGATATAATGGGAATGGTTTATAATGCTTTGAATACAGTTTTCAATCCAATTCTTTCCATGGATCCTAATCCGTCAAATCCAGCTTTAACAGTTTTAATTATTGCATTTATTGTTTCATTAATTACCACTATTGCTAATAAGTATTTGGTAGACCAAGATGCTTTAAATGAACAACAAGCTAAAATGAAAGAATTCAATAAGAAATTAAGAGAAGCTCAAAAGAAAGGGGATGGAAAAGAGGTTGCTAGACTTCAGGCTGAACAGACTGAGTTGATGGGCGACCAGACAGCAATGATGACCAATCAATTCAAGCCGATGATTGTAACATTTGTCCCTATTATCTTGATATTTTTCTGGATGAGGGCATCTGCAATTCATGATTTAGTAATAATATTGCCGAAAACCGTATATTGGGTTACTTTAACACCTTTATGGCATGCTATAGGTAGCGTGGTGTATGGTGGTAAGGCCACTATTCCATATGGTATCGGTTGGTTATTATGGTATATGATTTGTACTTTTGGAATGAGCCAAATCTTAAGAAAATTCTTAGGATTCAAACAAGGGTTCTAA
- a CDS encoding 50S ribosomal protein L34e: MPANRFRSRSYKRVHKNTPGGDNVLRYKKKKPSKHVCAECGAVLHGVPRGRPYEIGKLSKTAKRPNRPYGGYLCSSCARKLFKNEARK; this comes from the coding sequence ATGCCTGCTAATAGGTTTAGATCAAGATCATATAAAAGAGTTCATAAAAACACTCCTGGCGGAGATAATGTTTTAAGATACAAAAAGAAAAAACCATCAAAGCACGTTTGTGCTGAGTGTGGTGCAGTATTGCATGGAGTTCCTCGCGGACGTCCATATGAAATTGGAAAATTGTCAAAAACAGCTAAAAGGCCTAACCGTCCATATGGTGGGTACTTATGCTCAAGTTGTGCTCGTAAACTTTTCAAAAACGAGGCTAGAAAATAA
- the cmk gene encoding (d)CMP kinase has protein sequence MIITIGGLAGTGTTTLAEVLSEKLDIPYISAGFIFREMAAEHGMSVLEFSEFAEGNDDIDKEIDKRQAEKAKSAENLIVEGRLSAFFVDNADLKLWLMTPFDVRSKRIAQREEKSVDVAKNEIITREQSEALRYKEIHNIDISNMDIYDLIINTDSFDPQSISEIIIQTLKVI, from the coding sequence ATGATAATTACTATTGGCGGATTAGCTGGAACAGGAACAACCACTTTAGCAGAAGTGCTTAGTGAAAAATTGGATATTCCATATATCTCTGCAGGATTCATTTTCAGAGAAATGGCTGCGGAACATGGAATGAGTGTTCTTGAATTCAGCGAGTTTGCTGAAGGTAATGATGATATCGATAAAGAAATTGACAAAAGACAAGCCGAAAAGGCCAAATCTGCAGAAAATCTCATTGTCGAAGGAAGATTGTCAGCATTCTTTGTTGATAATGCTGATTTAAAACTTTGGTTAATGACTCCATTTGATGTGCGTTCAAAAAGAATTGCTCAAAGGGAAGAAAAATCTGTTGATGTAGCCAAAAACGAGATTATAACTCGTGAACAAAGTGAGGCTTTAAGATATAAAGAGATCCATAATATTGACATCAGTAATATGGATATCTATGATTTAATTATAAATACTGATAGTTTTGATCCTCAAAGCATATCAGAAATCATTATTCAAACATTAAAGGTGATATAA
- a CDS encoding 50S ribosomal protein L14e has product MASIEVGRVCVKIAGREAGEKCAIVEIIDENFVEVVGEAVKNRRCNIAHLEPTEDSIDVSGDIESIKAALADL; this is encoded by the coding sequence ATGGCATCAATTGAAGTAGGTAGAGTATGTGTTAAAATTGCGGGTAGAGAAGCAGGCGAAAAATGCGCTATCGTTGAAATTATCGACGAAAACTTTGTGGAAGTTGTTGGTGAAGCAGTTAAAAACAGAAGATGTAATATTGCTCACTTAGAACCAACCGAAGATTCAATCGATGTTTCAGGCGATATTGAATCTATCAAAGCAGCTTTAGCTGACTTATAA
- a CDS encoding RNA-guided pseudouridylation complex pseudouridine synthase subunit Cbf5, giving the protein MKFDMVTKSGSFTNPEFGCKPEDREIEEYISKAVINLDKPSGPTSHEIDSWIKRILHLEKSGHGGTLDPKVTGILPVGLDDATRAIQLLLTAPKEYVCLLTFHQDVDEDRIREVFAEFTGKIFQLPPVKSAVKREMRTRNIYYSTIYEIEGRDVLFRIGCEAGTYVRTYCHNIGEALGVGAHMAELRRTQVGSFTEKNNLVTLQDVTDAYHFWKEDGDESFLRQAIMPMERAADYLPKIVIKDSAVDAVCHGADLACGGISQLADNIQKNDIVAIETLKGELVGAGHSLLTSNEILEADSGFAINVSKVFMKPDTYPRFW; this is encoded by the coding sequence ATGAAATTTGACATGGTTACAAAATCTGGCAGCTTTACAAATCCTGAATTCGGATGTAAACCTGAAGACCGTGAGATTGAAGAATACATTTCTAAGGCTGTTATCAATCTCGATAAACCATCAGGCCCAACTTCTCATGAAATTGACTCCTGGATTAAACGTATTTTACATTTAGAAAAATCAGGGCATGGCGGAACTCTGGATCCGAAGGTAACCGGAATCCTACCGGTAGGTCTTGATGACGCTACCCGTGCAATACAACTACTTTTAACAGCTCCAAAAGAATACGTTTGTCTTTTGACTTTCCATCAGGATGTGGATGAAGACAGGATTCGTGAGGTATTTGCTGAGTTTACAGGCAAGATATTCCAATTGCCTCCAGTCAAATCTGCCGTAAAGCGTGAAATGAGGACACGTAACATTTATTATTCCACAATCTATGAAATTGAAGGCAGGGATGTGCTTTTCAGAATAGGTTGTGAAGCAGGAACCTATGTGAGAACCTATTGCCACAATATCGGTGAGGCTTTAGGTGTTGGAGCCCATATGGCCGAGCTTAGAAGGACTCAGGTAGGTTCGTTTACAGAGAAAAATAATCTAGTCACTCTTCAGGATGTAACTGATGCATATCATTTCTGGAAAGAGGATGGGGATGAATCATTCTTGCGTCAGGCTATCATGCCGATGGAGAGGGCTGCAGATTACTTGCCAAAAATCGTTATTAAGGACTCTGCAGTGGATGCGGTTTGCCATGGTGCGGACCTTGCATGTGGCGGAATTTCTCAATTGGCAGACAACATTCAAAAAAATGACATTGTAGCAATTGAAACATTGAAAGGAGAATTGGTCGGTGCGGGCCATAGCCTTTTAACTTCAAATGAGATTTTGGAAGCGGATTCTGGTTTTGCCATCAATGTCTCTAAAGTATTCATGAAACCGGATACCTATCCAAGATTCTGGTGA
- a CDS encoding DUF2207 domain-containing protein — MDAKKTFCIILLLLILFSALSAVSADDDHKYEIAQAFVELTIENDGLLHVDEIYDYKFQGEFNGIYRDIPLKDGEIVDNITVNTTGAYSELKVTDEDGQKHLKIYLYEDEAHSQKISNAEVYVYISYDMKNVVTLYDDVAGLQYKLWGEDWDVGIDALTAIVHLPGNRDNVYYLNPQEYNSTSYLNNNTITLTSKAIPSGEYYELLILMPLDDFDNATYAKQVHENGRDQIIKNVEDSANGRAFWNTAYIILGLMSLISPIIGIFVYLRLGREPKVDYDAIYERDLPSDDPPAVVNALIDNSHDIGTPNMKGFEATILNLIDKKVIGLETRTDEHTDMNELFLKLNKNGNAKLAIHEQTVIDILSMFARDGVVNLSNLNTDLSYESNAKLFMKEFNVWQQDVKYEYLDSDNLKKYFNNKGASLMKKISVIGLIAGIAIFSMGLMTHLSNGIFSIGGGIVLAIFSFIVFLIPEDIFGQWTKDGRLLYLKWKNFKKFLKDNSLINEHPPESIVIWKKYLIYGTALGVADNVYKSMKLQERNISEFDDDIFLYHHYGGYYMMHHAFITGQSAANPSSDAGSFGTMGGGSGGGGGGAF; from the coding sequence ATGGATGCTAAAAAGACATTTTGTATAATTTTATTATTATTAATTTTATTTTCAGCCCTGAGCGCCGTATCTGCAGACGATGACCACAAATACGAGATTGCTCAGGCATTCGTTGAATTGACTATTGAAAATGATGGTCTGCTCCATGTGGATGAGATATATGACTATAAATTTCAAGGCGAATTCAATGGAATCTATAGGGACATACCCCTGAAAGATGGGGAAATAGTGGACAACATAACTGTCAACACTACCGGAGCTTATTCCGAGCTTAAAGTGACCGATGAGGATGGGCAAAAGCATTTAAAGATTTATCTATATGAAGATGAAGCCCACAGCCAGAAAATATCAAATGCGGAAGTCTATGTCTACATCAGCTATGACATGAAAAATGTGGTCACTCTCTATGATGATGTTGCGGGACTCCAGTATAAACTTTGGGGAGAAGACTGGGACGTGGGAATAGATGCCCTGACAGCAATAGTTCATCTTCCTGGAAACCGAGATAACGTTTATTACCTAAATCCTCAGGAATACAATTCAACAAGCTATTTGAACAACAATACAATAACATTAACATCCAAAGCGATTCCATCTGGTGAATATTATGAATTGCTCATATTGATGCCATTGGATGACTTTGACAATGCGACTTATGCAAAGCAGGTACATGAAAATGGCCGTGACCAGATAATAAAGAACGTCGAAGACAGCGCCAACGGAAGGGCATTCTGGAATACTGCATACATAATATTGGGATTAATGTCCCTTATCAGTCCGATAATTGGAATATTCGTATACCTCAGACTTGGAAGGGAACCGAAAGTGGACTACGATGCAATCTATGAGCGAGACCTGCCAAGCGATGATCCGCCTGCAGTGGTCAATGCCCTAATTGATAACTCCCATGACATCGGGACACCTAACATGAAAGGGTTTGAGGCCACAATTCTAAATCTGATTGACAAAAAGGTCATCGGACTTGAAACCAGAACCGATGAGCATACCGACATGAATGAGCTATTCTTAAAGCTAAACAAAAACGGCAATGCAAAATTGGCAATTCATGAACAGACCGTCATAGACATCCTGTCAATGTTTGCAAGGGATGGTGTTGTAAACCTATCAAATCTGAATACTGATTTGTCATATGAATCAAATGCGAAACTCTTCATGAAAGAATTCAATGTCTGGCAACAGGACGTGAAATACGAGTATCTTGACAGCGACAATCTCAAGAAATACTTCAACAACAAGGGAGCTTCACTGATGAAAAAAATTTCGGTTATAGGATTGATAGCTGGAATAGCGATTTTCTCAATGGGATTGATGACACATCTAAGCAATGGCATATTTTCAATAGGCGGAGGAATCGTCCTTGCAATATTTTCATTTATCGTTTTCCTGATACCCGAAGATATCTTTGGACAATGGACCAAAGATGGCAGGCTCCTATATCTAAAATGGAAAAACTTCAAGAAATTCCTAAAGGACAACAGTTTAATCAACGAGCACCCTCCTGAATCTATAGTCATCTGGAAAAAGTACCTGATTTATGGTACTGCCCTTGGAGTAGCTGACAACGTTTACAAGTCCATGAAACTTCAAGAAAGAAATATCTCTGAATTCGATGATGACATATTCCTATACCATCATTATGGAGGATATTATATGATGCATCATGCATTCATAACTGGCCAATCTGCTGCAAATCCTTCATCTGATGCAGGCAGCTTCGGAACCATGGGAGGTGGATCCGGCGGCGGAGGTGGAGGAGCATTCTAG